From Coffea arabica cultivar ET-39 chromosome 2e, Coffea Arabica ET-39 HiFi, whole genome shotgun sequence, the proteins below share one genomic window:
- the LOC140037080 gene encoding AT-hook motif nuclear-localized protein 18-like, producing the protein MDQLTAHGRPLPPPFHTRDLQLQHHPHQFQQHHHQHHKAEDENSGSSTPNRGSQKRDRDESFMIPTCSSISSMNATSGSHHGTGGSDQGNKELVPAGNGGGGDNNHDEVRRRPRGRPAGSKNKAKPPIIITRDSANALRSHVMEIASGCDIQESVSNFATRRQRGVCILSGNGTVNNVTLRQPAAPGAVVTLHGRFEILSLSGSFLPPPAPAAASGLTIYLAGGQGQVVGGSVVGPLLAAGPVVIMAASFGNAAYERLPLEDDETAAVPPPGSGPLGSPGAGIVGQQQPQQSQQLLPDPSSSLFHGMPPNLLNSCQLPAEAAYWGTGRPPF; encoded by the coding sequence ATGGATCAGCTCACAGCTCACGGCCGACCTCTTCCGCCACCTTTTCATACCAGGGATCTTCAGCTCCAGCACCATCCTCATCAGTTCCAACAACATCACCATCAGCACCACAAGGCTGAGGACGAAAACAGCGGTAGTAGCACCCCAAACCGGGGTAGCCAGAAAAGAGATCGAGACGAGAGTTTCATGATTCCTACTTGCAGTTCCATATCATCCATGAACGCCACCTCCGGCTCCCACCATGGAACTGGAGGAAGTGATCAAGGGAACAAAGAACTCGTCCCAGCTGGAAACGGCGGCGGAGGAGACAATAATCATGACGAAGTCAGAAGAAGACCAAGAGGAAGGCCGGCCGGTTCCAAGAACAAGGCTAAACCCCCTATCATCATCACTCGTGATAGTGCAAATGCCCTCAGATCCCATGTTATGGAAATTGCCAGTGGCTGCGACATCCAAGAGAGTGTATCAAATTTTGCGACCAGAAGGCAAAGAGGGGTTTGCATTTTGAGTGGGAACGGAACCGTTAATAATGTTACACTCAGGCAGCCAGCTGCACCGGGCGCAGTCGTGACTTTACACGGAAGATTCGAAATCCTATCGCTTTCGGGTTCATTCTTACCCCCTCCAGCACCAGCTGCGGCTTCTGGGTTGACTATATATTTAGCCGGTGGTCAGGGGCAAGTAGTTGGTGGAAGTGTAGTTGGGCCGCTACTCGCGGCTGGTCCGGTTGTGATCATGGCTGCATCATTTGGTAACGCTGCATATGAAAGACTACCATTAGAGGATGATGAAACGGCGGCTGTTCCTCCCCCGGGTAGTGGACCTTTGGGATCGCCTGGGGCCGGAATTGTTGGACAACAGCAGCCGCAACAGTCACAACAGCTTCTACCTGATCCTAGTTCATCCCTTTTTCATGGGATGCCTCCAAATCTCCTAAATTCGTGTCAATTACCAGCTGAGGCCGCTTACTGGGGAACTGGTCGTCCTCCGTTTTGA